In one window of Leptospira sp. WS92.C1 DNA:
- a CDS encoding lipoprotein: MKKIISLILLLFLVTACSPSVTITSHDQNQDGKIENKLYTKSDSQISIFMETFEHQQELPDDWMWLKIDSKDPKSFQTFYNEMASKEPQKIDRKIWFGPNNLKLIEKKDQDQDGYFETTQYYNRFAKPKISSGIIARIEIDLNKDQKPDLWIYPMKRVELDTNQDGIPDRMSLDPQVISDVFKKIKLSDRFDQTTKIIPSQSWVIHPEFISDESLRAVILFSL, encoded by the coding sequence ATGAAAAAAATCATTTCCTTAATATTACTTTTATTTTTAGTCACAGCCTGTAGTCCGTCCGTTACGATAACTTCGCACGATCAAAATCAAGACGGTAAAATAGAAAATAAACTTTATACAAAATCAGATTCTCAAATTTCCATTTTTATGGAAACCTTTGAACACCAACAAGAACTTCCCGATGACTGGATGTGGCTGAAAATCGACAGCAAAGATCCGAAATCGTTTCAAACTTTTTATAACGAAATGGCTTCCAAGGAACCGCAAAAAATAGATAGAAAAATCTGGTTTGGTCCAAATAATTTAAAACTCATCGAAAAAAAAGATCAGGATCAAGACGGTTACTTTGAAACAACTCAATATTACAATCGTTTTGCAAAACCAAAAATTTCCTCCGGGATCATTGCAAGAATTGAAATCGATTTGAACAAAGATCAAAAACCGGACCTTTGGATCTATCCTATGAAAAGAGTGGAATTAGATACAAACCAGGACGGGATTCCGGACAGAATGTCCTTAGATCCACAAGTCATCAGTGATGTTTTCAAAAAAATAAAACTATCCGATCGTTTCGACCAAACCACAAAAATCATTCCAAGTCAGTCTTGGGTGATTCATCCCGAATTCATCTCCGATGAAAGCCTCAGGGCTGTGATTCTTTTTTCTCTCTAA
- a CDS encoding 7TM diverse intracellular signaling domain-containing protein: protein MKLNSGIVQILVLLCCLLSFPIFSESIPLNKNQIRLGTYSQILEDPDSSLTIDSVQKKDFVSSNQTNLSFGFTKSAYWLKLSFLNPTDSAKEKMIEVTFPLIDEIDFYEPIHGSYKQTSVGITKPFAERPIKSHTFVFPIQIPPGESTYYFRFKNDDSMQMPLILWEPTAFYTNIRDIQYINGVYFGILIAMAVYNLFLLLTVRDKSYFYYVFYILCFALFLMSQYGFAYEYFWPEFSWGARRMNPFLAGVLELSILLFTRDFLDTKNTFPTLHKLNRFLIALCAVAAVSAFFVNLTIIALQVAVLGLLTVFSILAFGIKALMVGFRPARYFMIAFSALLFGGVFYTLKTMGSIPVNFITEFSMQIGSGLEVTLLSLGLGDRISLLIKEKQEAQKELIREQNDSIAKQARLNESFARFVPSKLIHLLGKEEVIQVSLGDQIQKEMTVLFSDIRSFTELSESMSPQENFNFLNSYLDRMTPAVEKHAGTIDKFIGDAIMALFETSVDDGLMAAIEMHRQLKTYNVDRNRQGYKPIETGIAVHKGPVMLGTIGSKNRMEVTVISDTVNTASRIEGLTKNYGAKILLSETAFASLNDPSQFLYRYLGRTFVKGKKEDLAILEFCDTISEDAEKFFKTKGIFEKGVLEFFQGNMESAKLHFSEVLREFSTDSAAIWYLQACRTPLKAD from the coding sequence ATGAAGTTAAATTCAGGAATCGTGCAGATTTTAGTTTTATTATGTTGTCTATTATCGTTTCCCATTTTTAGCGAATCGATTCCTCTAAATAAAAACCAAATTCGTTTGGGGACTTATTCTCAAATTTTGGAGGATCCGGATTCTTCGTTAACGATCGATTCCGTTCAAAAAAAAGATTTTGTTTCTTCAAATCAAACCAATCTCTCCTTCGGATTTACAAAATCTGCATATTGGCTAAAACTTTCTTTTTTGAATCCGACGGATTCTGCAAAAGAAAAGATGATCGAGGTGACTTTTCCTCTCATTGACGAAATCGATTTTTATGAACCGATACACGGAAGTTATAAGCAGACTTCCGTCGGGATCACGAAACCTTTTGCGGAAAGACCGATTAAGAGTCATACTTTTGTTTTTCCTATCCAAATTCCGCCAGGAGAATCCACGTATTATTTTAGATTTAAGAACGATGATAGTATGCAAATGCCTCTCATTCTTTGGGAACCTACCGCGTTTTATACGAACATTAGAGATATTCAATATATCAACGGAGTTTATTTCGGGATCCTGATTGCGATGGCGGTATATAATTTATTTCTACTATTGACCGTAAGAGATAAGAGTTACTTTTATTACGTTTTTTATATTTTGTGTTTTGCGCTCTTTTTGATGTCGCAATACGGATTTGCATACGAATACTTTTGGCCCGAATTTTCCTGGGGAGCAAGAAGGATGAATCCGTTTCTCGCGGGTGTTTTAGAATTGAGTATTCTTCTTTTTACACGGGATTTCCTGGATACAAAAAATACCTTTCCGACTTTACACAAACTCAATCGATTTCTGATCGCTCTATGTGCCGTGGCTGCGGTTTCTGCGTTTTTTGTAAACTTGACGATCATTGCTCTTCAAGTTGCAGTTTTGGGACTGTTGACTGTATTTTCGATACTTGCATTTGGCATCAAGGCGTTGATGGTCGGTTTTCGTCCCGCGCGTTATTTTATGATCGCGTTTTCGGCATTGTTGTTCGGCGGAGTTTTTTACACTCTAAAAACCATGGGCTCGATTCCGGTTAACTTTATAACGGAGTTCAGCATGCAGATCGGTTCTGGTTTGGAAGTCACGTTACTCTCCTTGGGGCTTGGGGACAGGATTTCTCTTTTGATTAAGGAAAAACAAGAGGCTCAAAAGGAATTGATTCGAGAGCAAAACGACTCGATTGCAAAACAGGCCAGATTGAACGAATCTTTTGCAAGATTTGTTCCGTCCAAATTGATTCATCTTTTGGGAAAAGAAGAGGTGATTCAGGTTTCGCTTGGAGATCAAATTCAAAAAGAGATGACCGTTTTGTTTTCCGATATCCGATCCTTTACCGAACTTTCGGAATCCATGAGTCCTCAAGAAAATTTTAACTTTCTAAATTCCTATCTGGACAGGATGACTCCCGCCGTTGAAAAACATGCAGGCACCATCGATAAGTTTATCGGCGATGCGATCATGGCGCTTTTTGAGACCAGCGTTGACGACGGTTTGATGGCCGCGATCGAAATGCATAGACAGTTAAAGACGTATAACGTGGATCGGAATCGCCAAGGTTACAAACCCATAGAGACAGGGATTGCGGTTCATAAGGGACCGGTAATGTTGGGAACGATCGGATCTAAAAATCGTATGGAGGTGACCGTCATTTCCGATACGGTCAATACCGCTTCGAGAATCGAAGGTTTGACAAAAAATTACGGCGCTAAAATTCTTCTAAGCGAAACAGCGTTTGCCTCTTTAAACGATCCTTCTCAGTTTTTGTATCGATATCTGGGTAGAACCTTTGTAAAAGGCAAAAAAGAAGATCTCGCTATTTTAGAATTTTGTGATACGATCAGCGAGGACGCCGAAAAGTTTTTTAAAACCAAAGGTATCTTTGAAAAAGGAGTTCTCGAATTCTTTCAAGGGAATATGGAATCTGCAAAACTTCATTTTAGCGAAGTTCTGAGGGAATTTTCGACGGATTCTGCTGCGATCTGGTATCTGCAAGCTTGTAGAACTCCTTTGAAAGCCGATTGA
- a CDS encoding cupin domain-containing protein translates to MDLLSEILTAAAWKTDILARRSMYQAWGLRFPCEKSGGFHLLSQGSCFVRFQGKCIPLEKGDILFIAKGFNHELVSSPNHKALNIERFNEIVSKNSKSLGAPITTFVSVRYEIPETTQHPFFLELPDHILIRSGEIPSHHPLHTTLILISQEIDLDIGSDLILQRLTDILLYYVIRHWLETHPSFSPGWRSAFKDEKILAALEAVHKKPAYSWTLENLARTIGISRASLANRFRDVLGFTPMDYLSRLRIEKGRSLIQDQDTTLEEVARIVGYSSAFAFSKAFKRIHGFSPRSEDPQRVKNVS, encoded by the coding sequence ATGGATCTACTTTCGGAAATTCTTACCGCTGCAGCTTGGAAAACAGATATTCTCGCGAGGAGATCGATGTATCAGGCTTGGGGACTTCGTTTCCCTTGTGAGAAAAGCGGTGGTTTTCATCTTCTTTCTCAAGGTTCTTGTTTTGTCAGATTTCAAGGAAAGTGTATACCTTTGGAAAAAGGTGATATTCTTTTTATTGCGAAAGGATTTAATCACGAGTTGGTTTCTTCTCCTAATCACAAAGCTTTGAATATAGAAAGGTTCAACGAAATTGTTTCCAAAAATTCAAAATCTTTAGGAGCTCCGATTACGACCTTTGTATCGGTTCGATATGAGATTCCTGAAACGACACAACATCCATTCTTTCTCGAACTTCCGGATCATATTCTCATTCGTTCTGGGGAAATTCCTTCCCACCATCCTCTTCATACAACTCTGATTTTGATTTCGCAAGAAATTGATTTGGATATAGGATCCGATTTGATTTTGCAAAGACTGACGGACATTCTTTTGTATTATGTAATTCGTCATTGGTTGGAAACCCATCCTTCTTTTTCTCCCGGATGGAGAAGCGCTTTTAAGGATGAAAAAATCTTGGCGGCTCTGGAAGCCGTTCACAAAAAACCTGCTTATTCTTGGACTTTGGAAAATCTTGCTCGTACGATCGGGATTTCTCGTGCGTCTCTTGCAAATCGTTTTCGAGATGTTCTCGGTTTTACTCCAATGGATTATCTCTCTCGTCTTCGGATCGAAAAGGGAAGAAGTTTGATTCAAGATCAAGACACTACCTTAGAGGAGGTGGCGAGAATTGTGGGGTATTCTTCCGCGTTTGCTTTTTCCAAAGCGTTTAAAAGAATCCACGGTTTCTCGCCAAGAAGCGAAGATCCTCAAAGAGTGAAAAACGTTTCTTGA
- a CDS encoding NmrA family NAD(P)-binding protein → MKIFVYGATGLVSGFVVKGLLEKGHEVYAGSRAPESAKKVTNLHWIKVDSKQPNLGLEILDQVDRAFLLSPPGQTDQYSILNPWIEKAKSKKLQKVVLMTAMGVEHSPEDLPFRKLEIALKKSGLVYNILRPNWFMQNFQTFWISGILKDKKIYFPAGNAKTSFIDARDIASSTVALLLGDSLNGQEFTLTGKESLTHEEVAAKLSKATGLNISFADITPEDFKKGLVEAGVNEDYANVLVYIAGALKEGHASPVLDTVKQITGNEPILFNQYANENKKVWLH, encoded by the coding sequence ATGAAAATTTTCGTATATGGAGCAACGGGACTTGTTTCAGGTTTCGTGGTAAAAGGGCTTTTAGAAAAAGGACATGAGGTCTATGCGGGCTCTCGTGCCCCGGAATCGGCAAAGAAAGTCACAAATCTACACTGGATCAAAGTGGATTCTAAACAACCCAATCTCGGTTTGGAAATTTTAGATCAAGTGGATCGCGCTTTTCTTCTTTCTCCTCCCGGCCAAACGGATCAGTATTCGATCTTAAATCCATGGATCGAAAAAGCAAAGTCTAAAAAATTACAGAAAGTTGTACTAATGACTGCGATGGGTGTGGAACATTCGCCCGAAGATCTTCCTTTTCGAAAATTAGAAATCGCATTGAAAAAATCCGGTCTTGTCTATAATATACTTCGTCCGAACTGGTTTATGCAAAATTTTCAAACCTTCTGGATTTCGGGAATTCTAAAGGACAAAAAGATCTATTTCCCCGCCGGAAATGCAAAAACTAGTTTTATAGATGCAAGAGATATCGCATCTTCCACCGTTGCGCTTTTGTTAGGTGATTCGCTAAACGGACAAGAATTTACGCTTACGGGAAAAGAATCTCTAACTCACGAAGAAGTCGCCGCCAAATTATCCAAAGCGACCGGACTCAATATATCATTTGCGGATATCACTCCCGAAGATTTTAAAAAAGGTTTGGTAGAGGCGGGAGTCAACGAAGACTACGCAAACGTTTTGGTTTATATCGCCGGGGCTTTAAAGGAAGGACATGCGTCTCCGGTTTTGGATACCGTAAAACAAATTACTGGAAACGAACCGATCCTTTTCAATCAATACGCAAACGAAAATAAAAAGGTCTGGTTGCATTGA
- a CDS encoding YbhB/YbcL family Raf kinase inhibitor-like protein produces the protein MKIKEFVFVFLLSVTFIRAEPFQLKSPTLSSGKPIANEQVFNSFGCTGGNVSPSLSWSGLPKDTKSIAITLYDPDAPTGSGWWHWVVFNLSADTNSLPANAGNLEKGLLPKEAIQSRTDYGVSGYGGPCPPKGDKPHRYIFTVYALKDKIPADQNSSGALIGFYINSLKIGEAKIIAKYGR, from the coding sequence ATGAAAATCAAAGAATTCGTATTTGTGTTTTTACTTTCCGTCACGTTCATCCGAGCCGAACCATTTCAACTAAAAAGCCCAACACTGTCTTCGGGAAAACCGATCGCAAACGAACAGGTTTTTAATAGTTTCGGATGTACGGGTGGAAACGTTTCCCCTTCGCTATCCTGGTCCGGACTTCCGAAAGATACTAAAAGTATAGCGATCACTCTGTATGATCCGGATGCTCCGACCGGAAGCGGTTGGTGGCATTGGGTGGTATTCAATCTTTCGGCGGATACAAATTCTCTTCCGGCAAACGCAGGAAATTTGGAGAAAGGTCTTTTACCCAAAGAGGCGATTCAAAGCAGAACCGATTACGGAGTGTCCGGTTACGGAGGACCTTGTCCACCCAAAGGAGATAAACCTCATCGATACATCTTCACCGTTTATGCTCTCAAAGATAAGATACCTGCGGATCAGAATTCTTCCGGAGCCTTGATCGGGTTTTATATCAACTCACTAAAAATCGGAGAAGCGAAGATCATCGCGAAATACGGGAGATAA
- a CDS encoding DNA-3-methyladenine glycosylase I, whose translation MKPESNPKRCAWAGNDPLYELYHDQEWGTPVHDDRTLFEFLILEGAQAGLSWITILRKRENYRKAFDHFDVQKVAGYGEKKIRSLLKDEGIVRNELKIRSAVTNAQEFLNIQKEFCSFDRYIWGFVNHSTIYNSWKTTRDVPNNTAESDAMSKALKKRGFKFVGSTICYAFMQATGMVMDHTTDCFCFVRKK comes from the coding sequence ATGAAACCAGAATCAAATCCAAAACGATGCGCCTGGGCCGGAAACGACCCCCTTTACGAACTCTACCACGACCAGGAATGGGGAACCCCCGTTCACGACGATCGGACTTTGTTTGAATTTTTAATCTTAGAAGGCGCACAAGCCGGACTTTCCTGGATCACGATTCTTAGAAAACGGGAGAACTATCGGAAAGCTTTTGATCACTTTGATGTTCAAAAAGTCGCCGGATACGGAGAAAAGAAGATTCGATCTCTGCTCAAGGATGAAGGAATCGTTCGTAACGAACTGAAAATCAGATCCGCCGTTACCAATGCACAAGAATTTTTGAATATTCAAAAAGAATTTTGTTCATTCGATCGTTATATTTGGGGATTTGTAAATCATTCTACGATTTACAATTCTTGGAAGACGACTCGAGACGTTCCGAACAATACCGCCGAATCGGACGCGATGAGCAAGGCTTTAAAAAAAAGAGGATTTAAATTCGTGGGTTCCACGATTTGTTACGCTTTTATGCAAGCGACCGGGATGGTAATGGATCATACAACGGATTGTTTTTGTTTTGTTCGGAAGAAATAA
- a CDS encoding DUF952 domain-containing protein: MNLIYNLAPKKDYERSLKKGFYITDSLETEGFIHSSKRNQVEDTANRIFAGRNDLVLLVVDVGRLKSPLKYEASDSPKFSKEDGKNIFPHIYGPLDMEAILRVYEILPDEDGRFRFPFLDKE, from the coding sequence ATGAATTTAATCTACAATCTCGCCCCTAAAAAGGACTATGAACGATCTCTAAAAAAGGGATTTTATATCACAGACTCGCTCGAAACAGAAGGCTTTATTCACAGCTCAAAAAGAAATCAGGTGGAAGATACTGCCAATCGGATTTTCGCCGGAAGAAACGATTTGGTGTTGCTTGTTGTGGATGTGGGTCGCTTGAAATCACCCTTGAAATACGAGGCGTCCGATTCCCCTAAATTTTCAAAAGAAGACGGCAAAAATATTTTTCCTCATATCTACGGCCCTCTGGATATGGAAGCGATCCTCCGCGTTTACGAAATTTTACCCGACGAAGACGGAAGATTTCGATTTCCATTCTTAGATAAAGAGTGA
- a CDS encoding DUF2804 domain-containing protein translates to MNLETEIRQETNLCDKSGNLNLNAVGWSKKALHRCNLSGHYLRKKKWNYWCIYDENFLASFTISDVDYAGVIFVYWLNRKTGDFEEGTILTPFGSGVSLGQLVGSNATYIGNNARLQFFREEEGYRLSVNFSLRNKIPVQAEIFVPVPENWETLNVVVPWSKRRFQFTEKLFGVGANGTIRYGAMEHKFDPATSFACLDYGRGVWPYSTKWNWASMVAHNASDVIGMNLGAGWTDETGTTENAILINGRIYKIPSNAVFEIDKENWMKPWRLYTKDSQAIDLQFLPEFHRKANTNTGLLASSVHQMIGKFEGIIRLGKNEYKISNGQGWAEDHIARW, encoded by the coding sequence ATGAACCTAGAAACAGAAATCAGACAAGAAACCAATCTTTGCGATAAATCCGGAAATCTAAATTTAAACGCAGTAGGCTGGTCCAAAAAAGCCTTACATAGATGCAACTTAAGCGGCCATTATCTCAGAAAGAAAAAGTGGAATTATTGGTGTATTTACGACGAGAACTTTCTCGCTTCCTTTACCATATCCGATGTGGATTACGCGGGAGTCATTTTTGTCTATTGGTTGAATCGCAAAACGGGAGATTTTGAGGAAGGAACGATCCTCACTCCTTTCGGATCCGGGGTGAGCCTCGGACAACTCGTGGGAAGCAATGCCACCTATATCGGGAACAATGCTCGTTTGCAGTTTTTTCGAGAAGAAGAAGGATATCGTCTTTCCGTAAATTTTTCTCTTCGAAATAAAATTCCGGTTCAAGCGGAGATTTTTGTGCCAGTGCCTGAAAACTGGGAAACGTTAAACGTCGTTGTTCCTTGGTCCAAAAGAAGATTTCAATTTACCGAAAAGTTATTTGGGGTTGGCGCCAATGGAACGATTCGTTACGGAGCTATGGAACACAAATTTGATCCCGCAACGTCCTTTGCTTGTTTGGATTACGGAAGAGGGGTTTGGCCTTATTCCACAAAATGGAACTGGGCTTCCATGGTGGCGCATAACGCGAGCGATGTGATCGGGATGAATCTCGGCGCCGGTTGGACGGACGAAACGGGAACGACCGAAAATGCGATTTTAATCAACGGAAGAATTTATAAGATTCCATCCAACGCGGTGTTTGAAATCGATAAGGAGAATTGGATGAAACCCTGGCGTTTGTATACCAAGGATTCCCAGGCGATCGATCTCCAGTTCCTTCCGGAGTTTCACAGAAAGGCGAACACAAATACCGGACTTCTCGCTTCTTCCGTACATCAGATGATCGGAAAGTTTGAGGGAATCATTCGTTTGGGCAAGAATGAATATAAAATTTCCAATGGACAGGGATGGGCCGAAGATCATATCGCTCGGTGGTAA
- a CDS encoding SBBP repeat-containing protein — translation MIRFFLVLILSFQACAPIRGFNAADPGSSDYWIHLLLQKIRFFRENEGNLEWTLLLGSSGLITSGMDTAVDAHGSIYVAGETQGGIYNPSVTGITDLFIGKYDPQKNIIWGKQIGVSSATIQVKGVAVDSIGSAYVTGSVDAPFFSSQLSSSDLFLVKYNPDGTQAWGRQTGPSGSFVVTPSRIDVDIFGNSYIIGTSNGPFGGPASSGTNGFIIKFDTNGNQLWVRQNAISGANYNSNDVAFDRNTGSIYMTGFGNANFDTMTVPGIGNNDLFIVKFDTDGNRQFFAQLGFATRETQGHSLAVDGSGNIFAGGSSNGNFGSGADGSSTLGTLVKYSPSGVQQWVTQFGAPFGSGLITQILAIGTDVGGNVFTTGTTQSNLVEGGSSIGSQDQFVIKHNSLGQVQWIRQTGVSSGSINGSGIQSDSEGNLYCVGTTNRNINGVPVTGSSDLFLLKYR, via the coding sequence ATGATTCGTTTCTTTCTCGTCCTCATTTTATCGTTTCAGGCGTGTGCTCCAATTCGGGGATTCAACGCAGCCGATCCGGGATCAAGCGACTATTGGATTCATCTGTTACTTCAAAAAATCAGATTTTTTCGCGAAAACGAGGGAAACCTAGAATGGACCCTTTTACTCGGAAGCTCCGGCTTGATTACTTCAGGAATGGACACCGCTGTCGATGCACATGGTTCCATCTATGTCGCCGGAGAAACTCAAGGTGGTATTTATAACCCGTCTGTAACCGGCATCACAGACCTATTTATAGGAAAATACGACCCTCAGAAAAATATTATATGGGGAAAACAAATCGGAGTCTCCAGTGCAACCATACAAGTCAAAGGGGTGGCCGTCGATTCGATCGGGAGCGCTTACGTCACCGGATCCGTCGACGCTCCCTTTTTCTCTTCGCAGTTAAGTTCGTCCGATTTGTTCTTAGTCAAATACAATCCGGATGGAACACAAGCCTGGGGAAGACAAACCGGTCCGAGCGGTTCATTTGTTGTGACTCCTTCGAGAATCGACGTAGATATATTCGGAAATTCTTATATAATTGGAACTTCGAACGGACCCTTCGGAGGGCCGGCATCAAGCGGTACAAACGGATTTATTATCAAATTCGACACCAATGGAAACCAGCTCTGGGTAAGACAAAATGCGATCTCGGGTGCAAATTACAATTCAAACGACGTCGCTTTTGATCGAAATACCGGATCCATCTATATGACCGGTTTTGGAAACGCCAACTTTGACACGATGACCGTTCCCGGAATCGGAAACAACGATCTCTTTATCGTCAAATTTGATACCGATGGGAACAGACAGTTTTTTGCTCAGCTCGGTTTTGCTACGAGAGAAACTCAAGGTCATTCCTTAGCCGTGGACGGATCCGGAAATATCTTTGCCGGCGGTAGTAGCAACGGGAACTTTGGATCCGGGGCCGACGGATCCAGCACCCTCGGCACTCTCGTAAAATACAGTCCTTCGGGAGTTCAGCAATGGGTGACACAATTCGGTGCACCGTTCGGTTCGGGATTGATTACTCAAATCCTCGCGATCGGAACGGACGTAGGTGGCAACGTTTTTACAACCGGCACGACCCAAAGTAATTTGGTAGAAGGAGGAAGCTCGATCGGTTCTCAAGATCAATTCGTGATCAAACATAATTCTTTGGGTCAAGTTCAATGGATACGGCAAACGGGTGTCTCGTCGGGATCGATCAACGGTTCCGGAATCCAAAGCGATTCGGAAGGGAATCTTTATTGTGTGGGAACCACCAACAGAAACATAAATGGAGTTCCCGTAACCGGCAGCTCGGATTTATTTTTACTGAAATACAGATAA
- a CDS encoding IS4 family transposase, producing the protein MITKHWSSTLETDLDWIEEEFLSLSLGDKRLNKRLKKIIGSMCNQTGSSLPDVFGNWSGTKAAYRFFSNPKVSPDEIIAPHSRATKKRLEKQETILVLSDTTEIYYRNRNRIEGLGPMNSNLDQGLLLHPSIAFTTDGIPLGILDFKMWARLKLGSKHLPRDVRKRTPIENKESIKWIQGYRTTCEFSKESDAKYIFICDREADIFELFQEHIEVGENAPDLLIRAVYDRKIEGGDYSWSYLETLEPVDIYTISVPRKKGKKARDAKIELRFEKLSIKPPRYKKLENIDMYAVSATEIDGSEDETIQWKFLTTIPIRTSEDAKNVISYYKSRWGIEVYFKILKSGCAIESTQFKFGDRFKACIAISAIVSRRVMMLTFLGRNVHGLKASIMFEPFEWKGAYCRLYETPQPPKQEPDLGTVLEWIAKLGGHLGRKSDSPPGPLTIFKGLMRVIDLGFMFKLLTQDLTCG; encoded by the coding sequence ATGATCACTAAACATTGGAGTAGTACTCTCGAAACGGATTTAGATTGGATTGAAGAAGAATTTCTGTCTCTTAGCTTGGGGGACAAGAGACTTAATAAACGATTAAAGAAAATTATCGGATCGATGTGTAACCAAACGGGCTCAAGCCTACCTGATGTTTTTGGTAATTGGTCGGGAACAAAAGCCGCCTATCGTTTTTTCTCGAACCCGAAAGTATCTCCGGATGAAATTATTGCTCCACATTCCAGAGCGACTAAAAAGCGTCTTGAAAAACAAGAAACGATTTTGGTGTTAAGCGACACAACGGAAATTTATTATCGAAATAGAAACCGAATCGAAGGTTTAGGGCCGATGAATTCCAACTTGGATCAGGGGCTTCTTTTACATCCTTCAATTGCATTTACCACAGACGGAATCCCTTTAGGAATTTTAGATTTTAAAATGTGGGCTCGCTTGAAATTAGGCTCTAAACATTTACCAAGAGATGTAAGAAAGAGAACTCCTATTGAAAATAAGGAAAGTATAAAGTGGATTCAAGGCTACAGAACAACATGCGAATTTTCTAAAGAATCCGATGCAAAATACATATTCATCTGTGATAGAGAAGCAGATATTTTCGAACTATTTCAGGAACATATAGAGGTAGGAGAAAACGCTCCAGATCTGCTTATACGTGCGGTTTATGACAGAAAGATCGAGGGCGGTGATTATTCTTGGTCCTATCTTGAAACCTTAGAGCCGGTTGATATATATACAATCTCTGTTCCAAGAAAGAAAGGAAAGAAAGCAAGAGACGCTAAAATCGAGCTTCGATTTGAAAAATTATCAATAAAGCCCCCTCGATATAAAAAATTGGAAAATATAGATATGTATGCGGTATCCGCAACTGAGATTGACGGATCAGAAGACGAAACAATTCAGTGGAAATTTTTAACAACAATTCCAATTAGAACTTCTGAAGATGCGAAGAACGTAATCTCTTACTATAAAAGTCGTTGGGGAATCGAAGTCTATTTCAAGATATTAAAATCTGGATGTGCAATCGAATCCACTCAATTCAAATTTGGCGATCGATTCAAGGCTTGTATTGCCATTAGCGCAATCGTCTCTAGGCGCGTAATGATGTTAACATTCTTAGGAAGGAATGTCCACGGATTAAAAGCTTCCATCATGTTTGAACCATTTGAATGGAAAGGCGCTTACTGCCGACTTTACGAAACTCCTCAACCACCAAAACAAGAACCTGATTTAGGCACTGTTTTAGAATGGATTGCAAAGTTAGGCGGACACTTAGGGCGGAAATCAGACTCACCGCCTGGACCTCTCACAATATTCAAAGGATTAATGAGAGTTATAGATCTCGGATTTATGTTTAAATTACTCACGCAGGATTTAACTTGTGGGTAA